The DNA sequence ACAAATATTTCATAAGCTGCTCCTCCCTTATTACAGATACACATACTTActtaaaagtaaagagaaagaggcagagtcCAATATCATATCTATGAGTCCAAACAGCTCGTCCATTCGTACCAGCTTCACCTCCCAAAGGCATCAAATATTAAAAGTAACAACAATCCTGGCATATTCTTTGAGGATATATCCCCTTTGGGTACATTATAACATTCCCAATGGCCAGTAAgacaaataattagaaaacagCATGTCCAAAGTAAGACCTGTCACCTACCAAGTTTGTGTAAGGAGCCAAAGAACTGGCAAGAATTGCAGTGAAGAAGTAATACAAATGAACTGTCTTCTGTATGCATTCCTGTGTAAGAGAGGATTCTCTAGGCTGAAAAAGAATTTCTGCTTTCAATTCTCCCCCTTGAGCCAAAAGTCACCCTGTCCTCCAGGTGGTGAGAAGAGCAGGCCAGCAGAGAACTGAACAGAATTTACTCCTTCATCTATCACCACTGGCCCCCAAGACCCAGCCCTCCTGTAAGGACAAGAAAGCCTTGAAACAAAAGTCAGGAATTAGGGacacatatttttgttgttgttgttgttatttcactgtttatattttttggtgtttcctttttatttgcaGGTCTAATTTCTTACTCACAGAAGAAGTCAATGTCCTGGGGGGaaaaggcaaaaaaggaaaaagaaaaaaaagaaaagaaaaatgttgaacTGAGCAGACAAGGACTAGAaaacaaatgcattttctttattaaaaaatcatagGTCATCAAAGGGAAATCTGGATTTAAAATAAGGTTGAACCCCAAGAGTATGACATAATTATCACCTCAAGTCAAAAACTACTTAAAGTGAAGTTTCTCAAATACACTTTTAATTGGTGGTTATTTGACACATTCAAGCTGCATGCTCAGAAAGGATGACAAGTGAGTCCCTTTCGTGTGGGTTGGGCAATGTTTTGAAGTTATTTCACGCAGCAATTAGCTCCAGGAGAATGTCTTCAAAACAACCACCTTGCCAAGTAGCTCAAAGGGGATCTTTTATGTCTCTTCTGGGGTTTGCAAGACCCCAGGGCATTGGAAAGAGTATAATTCCTTTTTCAAACATAAGTAGAATCTATCTACCACAGAAATAAGgcatccaaagattttttttttccaagaatgtTTTGATTCGATTAAATACAGGTGCTGATTTTTTCCCAGCTCAGGTGctttagtaaataaatataaccctCAGTTAAGAGCCCGTGAATActatattcctttctttctttgtgacaTGGACTCCTTTCTAGGATAACTTGTACCTAAAAACGAAAGGGAGTGGGTTCAGTAAACTTTCAACAGTGGGAATAGGTGTAAATGCTCTCCCGAACCGCCCTGTCCTCGGGGAAGCCTCCACGGCAAGTAGGGGGGTTGTTCAGTGAGTCTTGTAAGTGACATgatgcatttttttaaggtttttttttttaaattttatttacttatttgacagagagagagagatcacaaataggcagagaggcaggcagagagagagagagagggaagcaggctccttgccaagcggagagcccgacacggggcttgatcccaggaccctgagatcatgacctgagctgaaggcagaggcttaactcactgagccacgcaggtgcccaacATGATCCATTTTTAACACTTGCCTGCATTAGCCCAGGATCTGAGTTCTCCTCTGGCCTACTGAGACACTTACCGTGGTGGGGACTTCCTTGGTGGCTTCTTGGTACACGTGCTGCTCCTCGACCAAGCTGCTGGGGAAATAGCCTAGGGTGCCCATCTCGTCCTCATTGTCATCTCCATAAACCTGAGTGCCCAGAAGAGTAACAGTCAGGGGATTGCGGGTGGAGGTCCACTTCTAGAAACCCTCTGGGGTCGCATTTGCTGTGAATAAGAGTTACAGAATTGCAATGTCTCGCTTTTTCATTCTGGGTTCCAGAGGCCTCAGATCCAACTGTGAAGCTCCTTCACAGCCACTGAGTCAACCCACAGAAAGTGTATCTCTGTTCCTCTTCGGCCCCGTCTTCCCGGTCTCACTGAGCATTCCTTTATTTCATGCAATCTTGTGAGCTGCCCGAAATCTTTTTGGAACCATAAACAAAGTcagtacttttcttcttttcttttttcctttttaaaattttatttaatttcttttcagtgttccaaaattcattgtttatgtaccacacccaatgctccatgcaatacgtgccctccttaatacccagcaccgggctcacccaatcccccaccccacccccaccccccaccccttcaaaaccctcagtttgtttctcagtcaGTACGTTTCTTAAGAACAAAatagatacttttattttaaagaattggtcTTTCTCAGTTAAAAATGTGAATGCACAGATACTGGAGTGAATTTAAGATTTAATCGTTCATTCCTTGAGAGTCTGTCTGTGGGGCTGTAGATGAGAACAGGAAACCAGCTCAGCTTCATCTCTCCCTACGGTCCACTCCCTGCCGGTTTTCagtgaagaaaacagattttCTGGAACTGAAGAGAGCGTTcgtttcctttaaaatattgaaGTGAAGCCTGACTGCCAACACGCTTGCCTTTTCCTTGGCAAATCCGTGCAAACATTTTTGAGTAAGTTTCAAGCTCTTTGGGATGTTCAAGCTCCCACATGGTTGACTAGGTCTTGACGACACATCACATAAACCTACATTTGGTTTtgttatgaaattttttttttcttcaaaatgtaaCAAAAGCAAATGTGTGTGAATTTTGACACTTGCATCTAAACCTCTCCATTGTTCTTAAGAGCCTGTTCCAAACACTGAAATATATTGGAGGTAGATCAGAGAGAAAACAGTAAGAGCAACCTATGTTAAGATGTGTGTATATTTGAAAGGATCTCATCTTACACTGCCAGCCCAGACTTCTCCAGCTCCATTTTCTTGCACCAGCTTTGAGTAAATGTAAATCTGCTGTCCTTTTTTAACATTAATGAACCTGCAGTCTGGGGCATTGTAATCTTCTCGAGCTCGGGCCAGAGAAATAGtgtctggaagaaaagaaacattgaaatgaaaagaaacattgAAATGACTACATTTTAGTCTCCTGgattttgttcgtttgtttgttccttccttccttccttccttccttccttccttccttcctttcttccagatttatctgtgtatttgaaagaaagagagagagaactcatggGAAGGGGGATttgtggaaaagagagagagagagaagcagattccccgctgagcatagagcctgactcggggctcaatcccgtgaccctgagatcatgacctgaggcaaaatcaagagtcgatgcttaaccaactgagccacccagacacccccagttTCCTCGATTTTCTAACAGTAAAAAGGCCAGGCATATCAGAAAACTAGGGAATCAGAGAGACCAGTAAATCCTAGTTTATAGTTCCCATTCAGTTCAAGAAGAGTAATATAGCCAAGGTCTGAAAGCTGAGAATCTTAACTGAGTGAATTCTCCGTAGTAAGACACCGAAGATACAGACCATGAGAAACAGAGCTAGCGACATACACGTTAGAGAAGTTTCACTTAAAGCCCAATTAGATATTCAGCTgttagtggattttttttcccaattctataatagaaagataataaaaggcataaaaaatGTCCTTACACACGCACTCGTCATCTGCACAGAGCTTCTTGGAAGCAAGTCTGTCCATAAATATTCCATGCACGGCACATACGGCCACAAGACCTGGGAGGGAAAATAATAATAGTCTGGCCATCTTCCTTTTTTGGCTGTTTCTGCTGTCGTCCTTTAACTGGAAGTGGAAGCTGACTGCAATGGTTCCTGTCTTTTATGTGGAAGCCAGACATCTGGGTGAGTCCCCCCCGGCCAATGGGAAGGTGCCCACCGTTCCTTCCTCTGCTTTCCTAACAGCTCTTGGGATCCAGGGGCTAATTTGCATCTGGTTTTCCAAAGAGACCCAAGCTcgatgtctttttcttttttttattaatacacAAATGATATCCCAAACAGTCCCACCATAGGTAAAGCCATTTTAGCTGTGGTATATTGCCCTAGCAGGGAATTGTGGAAAGAACTATGAGaactttaaatcatttaaaaccattttttggcctccattttcatattctttccatTTAGGAGCCTCTTTGAACCTCTTTGGTTCTAACTAGAGGAATCTGCTGAAGATGAAAGACCCATATCCTTAGGACATAGAATGTTCTTTGAAACAAATCCGATTAATAAACATGTGGATTTATAGACTAGATAAATCAAGGACACTTAGAATTTCCAGAAGTCACGTCTGTCCTGAGGCAGATATGGTTTGGAACACATGAGCCATGACCATATCTAGACCCTAGCAAATGTGGAACGGAGGACATAGGTGAGTTGGAAAGAATGGAaccatcttttttgttgttgttgttacccTCTGGGACATTTGAAATTCAGTCTCAAAATTCTTCTGGGTAGAGACAGGAGAAAGCTAGAGGCTCTTGTTAccacccttctccctgcttctggGAATCTTTCCCATGGAAAGAAGAGCACTGCTAGAAATCACCAAAGTTGAAGTGCCAATACCCAGCTCCCATctagtcaacaaatatttcctgagcactGTTCCAGGCATAAGAGATGTAGCCGTGAATATAAAAAATTCCCTGGCCGCAAGGATTTACTTTCTGTGAGGAGAGACAGGCAATAGGTTGCTGCTTTTTCTAGTGTTTGGGGCTGGTGTCTCTTTCATAATACTcacaacgcccccccccccaccacacacaccattGTTTCTAGAATAGAGGTCCCCGTCAGGGTGCCCTGTCAGACTTGGCTGATGACAAGATTTCAGAGCagaacctcctcctcctccctctccccagcgtGCCGTCACCTCACAAGATGAGGAGCAAGCATTCAacttacaaaataattttgtacaaaataattttttttttttacaaattttacaattacaattgtaaattttaaatttttaaattgtaaattttaaattttacaattacaaaataattttgtacaaaataatttttttttgtacaaattttgtacaaaataattttgtacaaaaaataaaatggtaaagcaaaaatatacttacagtattatttttttcataaaaggtTTTTTTGGAGGTGGGATatgagtatgtgtgtgttattttcaGAGGACAATCTTTTATACAGCTGGCCCAGATTTAGAAGCTCGTTTAATTCAATATCTTCATGATAGCTAAAGATACTACAGCCtctacaaaatatctttttttaagatattt is a window from the Meles meles chromosome 16, mMelMel3.1 paternal haplotype, whole genome shotgun sequence genome containing:
- the OTOR gene encoding otoraplin yields the protein MARLLLFSLPGLVAVCAVHGIFMDRLASKKLCADDECVYTISLARAREDYNAPDCRFINVKKGQQIYIYSKLVQENGAGEVWAGSVYGDDNEDEMGTLGYFPSSLVEEQHVYQEATKEVPTTDIDFFCE